One window of the bacterium genome contains the following:
- the opgC gene encoding OpgC domain-containing protein gives MAQTVRDDLIDFLRGLAICDMVLVHYARYGPRLLNKVVVYHDSALEGFLLCSGYSVGVYVRTVYLKSSGTATRTLLTQALRLVSVQYLLIVTASLPNWLVRESSTQGSEIVRFLARSVLFQNQIGLMHILPLFVPLFLASPILLALEKRWHFGPILVISALLFVWGSERPIVYGDPAIFPVLLWQTYFVIGFGVGVWATRVAKTIPWSSHKTPFHAFGVLMLALAIRHLRVAPHLVEWKSLSASLGEFSRFPLNVTGLLYGCAVWFFVAAIASWAWSVISEYSATKAVALAGRYSLLVFFIHVLFLKYLELFRLRLDDGNSYLAYSWFAANCLATLLLLYWYESRGRSVAGGIFAWLFGKPKMPRMAP, from the coding sequence TTGGCACAGACCGTTCGCGATGACTTGATAGATTTCTTGCGAGGTCTGGCCATCTGTGACATGGTGCTTGTACATTATGCGAGGTATGGCCCACGGTTACTCAACAAGGTGGTTGTCTATCACGATAGCGCTCTGGAAGGTTTTCTCCTTTGCTCGGGGTATAGCGTTGGTGTCTATGTCAGGACGGTCTATCTCAAATCGTCAGGGACCGCAACGAGGACTCTTCTCACGCAGGCTCTACGGCTGGTAAGCGTTCAATACCTTCTTATCGTGACTGCAAGTCTACCCAACTGGCTCGTTCGCGAGTCGTCCACTCAGGGATCCGAGATTGTGCGCTTTCTTGCCCGCTCCGTCCTTTTCCAGAATCAGATCGGGCTCATGCACATACTACCGCTCTTTGTGCCGCTCTTCCTTGCGAGCCCAATTCTGCTGGCGCTCGAAAAGAGATGGCATTTCGGGCCAATTCTCGTAATCTCCGCCCTGCTATTTGTATGGGGTTCTGAACGGCCGATCGTGTACGGCGACCCGGCGATCTTTCCCGTGCTGCTATGGCAAACTTACTTTGTCATCGGCTTCGGCGTTGGTGTTTGGGCCACGAGAGTAGCGAAGACGATACCGTGGAGTTCGCACAAGACGCCGTTCCATGCGTTCGGAGTCCTGATGTTGGCCCTAGCTATAAGGCATCTTCGGGTCGCGCCACACCTCGTTGAATGGAAGTCACTTAGCGCTAGTTTAGGAGAGTTCAGCAGATTTCCGCTGAATGTGACAGGGTTGCTCTATGGATGCGCCGTCTGGTTCTTCGTGGCGGCGATCGCATCCTGGGCATGGAGTGTGATCTCGGAGTATTCAGCTACCAAGGCCGTTGCCCTTGCTGGCAGATATAGTCTTTTGGTGTTCTTTATTCACGTTCTGTTTCTGAAGTACCTGGAATTGTTTCGGTTACGTTTGGACGATGGGAATTCCTACCTTGCCTATTCATGGTTCGCCGCTAATTGTCTGGCGACCTTGCTGCTCCTCTACTGGTATGAGTCGCGGGGGCGGAGCGTCGCGGGAGGGATCTTTGCCTGGCTATTCGGCAAGCCAAAAATGCCAAGAATGGCACCGTGA
- a CDS encoding O-antigen ligase family protein → MEKAVLLLWLLHLFDFQWLVCHWIPGLSILKSIPTIFTFLLLAYMFLSRGVSVGSKTVLAFLAVILMSSFFAENTGRARVLIRQMAVVYSLLILVLTYIQSETNIRTFFRIYHAYIAYMACWGLFAGGKVPWHYLLNEEDSFGPLMCIGASICFSSARAARPGNERRFLQSSALLSVAGVVASFARGAFVSLVLTMTLWVRGARKKWAALSSLAIAVATILLAARLIFPNNEYWEEMKTISHGTSQGTGHDRKVLWGVAWLEFIDHPLLGVGPYNFGVRAPEYIVRLEDAGHYTDPGRIWGRALHNGYFQVLSELGVFGVIAFLGILVDFLRSNTKGRVCVATTATDGEEGHRIAGFEAVSLLRGALFGMIALLLNLVFFDILYYGWLFDIYLLNAVVTRHLGVDSSAADSVPG, encoded by the coding sequence ATGGAAAAGGCCGTGCTTCTGTTGTGGCTGTTGCACCTATTCGATTTTCAGTGGCTAGTATGCCACTGGATTCCGGGACTTTCCATACTGAAGTCAATCCCTACGATCTTCACCTTTCTGTTGCTAGCTTACATGTTCCTCAGTAGGGGCGTCAGCGTCGGAAGCAAGACCGTCCTCGCTTTCTTGGCTGTCATCTTAATGAGTTCATTCTTTGCGGAGAACACGGGACGTGCACGCGTGCTAATTCGACAGATGGCAGTAGTGTACTCCCTTCTGATACTCGTGCTCACATACATTCAAAGCGAAACGAACATCAGGACATTCTTCCGTATCTATCATGCATACATCGCATATATGGCCTGCTGGGGTCTCTTCGCGGGGGGCAAAGTTCCCTGGCACTACCTGCTCAATGAGGAGGACTCGTTCGGCCCACTGATGTGCATCGGCGCATCCATATGCTTCAGTTCTGCCAGGGCGGCCCGGCCAGGCAATGAAAGAAGATTCCTTCAGTCATCTGCCCTTTTGTCGGTCGCCGGGGTTGTTGCATCGTTTGCCCGCGGGGCTTTTGTGTCGTTGGTACTGACGATGACGCTGTGGGTGCGAGGAGCGAGAAAGAAGTGGGCCGCATTGTCGTCCTTGGCGATCGCGGTCGCGACCATTCTACTTGCGGCAAGGCTCATATTCCCCAACAATGAATACTGGGAGGAGATGAAGACGATCAGTCATGGGACGTCTCAGGGGACTGGCCATGACAGAAAGGTGCTCTGGGGCGTTGCGTGGTTGGAGTTCATCGATCACCCGCTCTTGGGAGTGGGACCCTATAACTTCGGAGTCAGGGCGCCCGAGTACATTGTTCGTCTGGAGGATGCCGGTCATTACACCGATCCGGGTCGCATTTGGGGGCGAGCCTTGCACAATGGATACTTTCAAGTTCTTTCGGAGTTGGGTGTCTTCGGGGTGATCGCATTCTTGGGAATCCTTGTGGACTTCCTTCGATCAAACACTAAAGGGAGGGTTTGTGTCGCAACAACCGCCACGGACGGCGAAGAAGGCCACAGAATCGCCGGCTTCGAGGCGGTGTCGCTGCTTCGCGGCGCGCTTTTCGGCATGATCGCGCTTCTCTTGAACTTAGTCTTCTTTGACATTCTATATTATGGGTGGTTGTTTGACATCTATTTGCTGAACGCCGTGGTCACCAGACATTTGGGTGTTGACTCTTCGGCGGCAGATTCGGTTCCAGGATGA
- a CDS encoding acyltransferase: MNDSNTASRLPAFRANSLDLLRLLAAGQVAFMHSTELLDPRFADSHLCRLVNLWPGVPVFFFISGLLISKSYESAQNVRQYAVNRILRIYPALLICVLINLVMVGFTGYFSRQSVSWTALMVLAAAKTTVVQFYNPDYMRGFGDGVLNGSLWTITVELQFYAFVPIFYECVKRTRLRFGIASAIVISASVVANILLYWLRSGYSDTLLWKLARVSCAPWVYMFVVGMMGQRYFSRIMPVLMRINIWALITTYFAVAYLARAGGVSLDNSVPPYMFAVLCVTVLRAAYSFEGFTRMLLRGYDLSYGLYLWHMPLVNQFLYQQVLGGASVILSLSISVLIAMLSWRLLEKPILGLKRYSIRASHA, translated from the coding sequence GTGAACGACTCAAACACGGCTTCGCGGCTGCCAGCCTTTCGTGCTAACAGTCTTGATCTATTGCGGTTGCTGGCGGCGGGTCAGGTCGCGTTCATGCACTCCACTGAATTGTTGGATCCACGGTTTGCTGATAGCCACCTGTGTAGACTGGTGAACTTATGGCCTGGCGTACCCGTCTTCTTCTTCATAAGCGGATTGTTAATCAGCAAGTCTTACGAGAGCGCGCAGAATGTTCGCCAATACGCGGTTAACCGTATTCTCAGAATATATCCCGCGCTGTTGATCTGTGTGTTGATCAACCTAGTGATGGTAGGCTTTACAGGGTACTTTTCGCGACAGAGCGTTTCTTGGACTGCGCTGATGGTATTGGCGGCCGCGAAGACAACCGTCGTGCAATTCTACAATCCAGACTATATGCGAGGATTCGGCGACGGAGTACTTAACGGCAGCCTGTGGACGATAACCGTCGAACTGCAGTTCTACGCATTTGTGCCGATCTTCTATGAATGTGTCAAGAGAACGCGACTCCGCTTTGGCATTGCCAGTGCGATTGTGATATCAGCATCAGTGGTGGCGAATATTCTGCTGTATTGGCTGCGCTCGGGCTACTCGGACACCCTTCTATGGAAACTGGCGAGGGTCAGTTGTGCTCCTTGGGTGTACATGTTTGTCGTGGGGATGATGGGACAGAGGTACTTCTCCCGCATCATGCCAGTTCTGATGCGAATAAACATCTGGGCGCTAATCACGACTTACTTTGCTGTGGCATACCTTGCACGCGCTGGCGGTGTGTCCTTGGACAACAGTGTTCCACCATACATGTTCGCAGTGTTGTGTGTGACGGTTCTACGTGCAGCCTATTCCTTTGAAGGATTCACCCGCATGCTCTTGAGGGGGTATGACCTTTCCTACGGACTGTACCTATGGCATATGCCCCTGGTCAACCAGTTCTTGTACCAGCAGGTCTTGGGGGGGGCGTCTGTTATCCTGTCATTATCGATATCGGTTCTGATTGCGATGCTTTCGTGGAGATTGCTCGAGAAGCCCATCCTTGGGCTAAAACGATATTCGATTCGGGCAAGTCATGCGTGA
- a CDS encoding glycosyltransferase translates to MTLAKTRASRWIWITWERQRRSVEMARALGCKLYVFDYSGSFRYVRCIFSTLFACLRDRPKILFVQNPSMVLAVFAACMRPLGRFALVVDRHSSFRVGKQYVCARDRNRVLRRLVEACNSYSIRRADITIVTNAFLADVVKRYGGVPFILPDKLPDIECANPFQVAVREGARVLLVSSFGRDEPVEEAVEAMRMLLNEDVVMHVSGNCRKLRDSVLRGAPSNVVFTGFMAEDEYLATLCASDAVIALTTSDHTMLCGCYEAVAAGKPLITSDKKVLVDYFSGARFVSNEADSIREAIVDVLFLNREKYLAETRKMQIALAKSWGERFIGLCQVLEGLRRSDEELGDCGN, encoded by the coding sequence GTGACCTTGGCCAAGACAAGAGCATCTCGGTGGATCTGGATTACCTGGGAAAGGCAGCGCCGGTCGGTTGAGATGGCAAGAGCCTTGGGCTGCAAGTTGTACGTCTTCGACTACAGCGGCAGCTTTCGGTATGTGAGATGCATCTTTTCCACCTTGTTTGCATGCTTGAGGGACAGGCCGAAGATTCTGTTCGTGCAGAATCCGTCGATGGTATTGGCGGTATTTGCCGCATGCATGAGACCGCTGGGCCGATTTGCGCTTGTGGTTGATCGGCACAGTTCCTTCCGGGTCGGCAAGCAATATGTCTGTGCCCGAGATCGAAACAGGGTTCTGCGAAGACTGGTCGAGGCATGCAATTCCTACTCGATCCGAAGGGCTGATATTACGATCGTTACAAATGCATTTCTTGCGGATGTTGTGAAGCGCTATGGTGGAGTTCCTTTCATACTGCCTGACAAATTGCCGGACATAGAGTGTGCGAATCCGTTTCAAGTTGCGGTTAGAGAAGGGGCCAGAGTCCTTCTAGTGTCGTCGTTTGGACGCGATGAACCCGTAGAGGAAGCCGTCGAGGCGATGAGGATGTTGCTGAACGAAGATGTCGTCATGCATGTTTCTGGCAATTGTCGGAAGCTGAGGGATTCGGTGCTGCGCGGAGCTCCTTCGAATGTAGTCTTCACCGGCTTCATGGCAGAGGACGAATATCTCGCGACATTGTGCGCATCTGATGCCGTGATAGCGCTCACTACGTCGGACCACACGATGCTCTGTGGATGCTATGAAGCAGTGGCTGCCGGAAAGCCCCTCATTACGTCCGACAAGAAGGTGCTAGTAGACTATTTTTCAGGCGCGAGATTTGTATCTAATGAGGCGGACTCGATCCGAGAGGCGATCGTCGATGTCTTGTTCTTGAACAGGGAGAAGTATCTGGCGGAAACGAGGAAGATGCAGATAGCCCTCGCGAAGTCGTGGGGGGAACGATTCATAGGGCTGTGTCAAGTGCTGGAAGGATTACGCAGGAGCGACGAAGAGTTAGGGGATTGTGGCAACTGA